The following proteins come from a genomic window of Elusimicrobiota bacterium:
- a CDS encoding NAD(+)/NADH kinase — translation MANAIQAVSLFCNREKPEARRALAEARAYLNRRGVRVVSEERVGAAQAAVSFGGDGTLLSAARRAAPHNVPVLGVNLGRLGFLTSTDVANARSVLARLIAGRLEADSRMMLEAQTSQGVPRPGVNDCVIEGTARGRVVRLAVSVNGHALGDYVADGLIVSTPTGSTAYSMAAGGPIATPEMDLLVVTPICPHSLSQRPLLLPASAVIEVRLRPRRPEERLSVSLDGQDHFTLGSADRVVVRRSPARLRILSDGRKPYFDVLRDKLRWGD, via the coding sequence TTGGCTAACGCGATCCAAGCGGTGTCCCTTTTTTGCAACCGCGAAAAGCCGGAGGCCCGCCGGGCCCTGGCCGAAGCCCGCGCCTATCTGAACCGCCGGGGAGTGAGGGTTGTTTCGGAAGAGCGGGTGGGGGCCGCCCAAGCCGCCGTCTCTTTTGGCGGGGACGGCACGTTGCTCTCGGCCGCGCGCCGGGCCGCGCCGCACAACGTGCCCGTGTTGGGCGTCAATTTGGGGCGCCTGGGGTTTTTGACGTCGACCGATGTGGCGAACGCGCGGTCGGTGCTCGCCCGGTTGATCGCGGGCCGTCTGGAGGCGGACAGCCGCATGATGCTCGAGGCCCAGACCTCCCAAGGCGTCCCGCGGCCGGGCGTCAACGATTGCGTGATCGAAGGCACCGCCCGCGGGCGGGTCGTGCGGTTGGCGGTGAGCGTCAATGGGCACGCGCTGGGCGATTACGTGGCCGACGGCCTGATCGTCTCGACCCCGACGGGATCGACCGCCTATTCCATGGCCGCCGGCGGGCCCATCGCGACGCCGGAAATGGACCTTTTGGTCGTCACGCCCATTTGCCCGCATTCCCTGAGCCAACGGCCTTTGCTTTTGCCGGCCAGCGCCGTGATCGAGGTGCGGTTGCGGCCCCGCCGGCCCGAGGAGCGTTTGAGCGTCTCCCTGGATGGCCAGGATCATTTCACCCTCGGCTCCGCCGACCGGGTGGTGGTCCGGCGGTCGCCGGCGCGGTTGCGGATTTTGTCCGACGGCCGAAAGCCCTATTTCGACGTGCTGCGGGACAAATTGCGGTGGGGGGATTGA
- a CDS encoding ribonuclease HI family protein, with amino-acid sequence MTAPSWVAYCDGASRGNPGPAAFGLVVLDPSGRRAGEWGIALGVNTNQVAEYEGVIRALKELRALGARRAVVKTDSQFVVRQFTGEYRAKDERMKALLARARGLAADFESLTLRHIARSSEPGNVRADALANRALDAGGTGAAETSI; translated from the coding sequence ATGACGGCGCCGTCCTGGGTGGCCTATTGCGATGGCGCCTCCCGGGGCAACCCGGGGCCGGCGGCCTTTGGCCTGGTCGTGCTGGATCCGTCGGGACGGCGGGCCGGGGAGTGGGGAATCGCCCTGGGCGTGAACACCAACCAAGTGGCCGAATACGAGGGCGTGATCCGCGCGCTCAAAGAGTTGCGGGCCCTGGGGGCGCGGCGCGCGGTGGTCAAAACCGATTCGCAGTTCGTCGTTCGCCAGTTCACCGGCGAGTACCGCGCCAAGGACGAGCGCATGAAAGCGCTGTTGGCCCGGGCGCGGGGCTTGGCCGCGGATTTTGAATCGCTGACGTTGAGGCACATCGCGCGTTCGAGCGAACCGGGCAACGTGCGGGCGGACGCCTTGGCCAACAGGGCCCTGGACGCCGGGGGAACCGGGGCCGCCGAAACGTCGATTTGA
- a CDS encoding glycosyltransferase family 39 protein — protein sequence MKKIPPAVWVFLLPLALGAPFVGRAYFVDDHYHVLMARGLLDHPARPYDFVADDAGPAHRGWERGQPPRMVNPPLHHYALAFFWKITNGRLWAVRLLSLLFSGGAALMVFLLARRFVVPPIPAAVLSALAPAFWLSSYGLLIDSTMLFFFLAGLWAWTEGLARRSMGWLTGAGVAIGLAVLAKYTAGYAGVLALLYWALAGPRPRWKTAPLFLGIPAAVLGAWSLWNVATYGAPHFTESSKRVMQSFAWSHVVVFLSFLTGSLGIPFFLAPRTRRGVGVAGMAAGALIVFFVLAGFTPFQSVFFALLVVLGAVFLGGLWIVAGRSRFPGDRFLGLWLLLGTVQMIWVMQWVAARYYLTLLPPAVFLFLRALGERRAQAPEAFGRAVARTAVALFVFGSGLAAADWFQAQTGRRIAADLRADAPAAPSGRKFILWDSFRAGDLLKGDGWRPAFPETVFQPGDLLLRPEVIMPPWWFGERRPPLALRKIYDYPSAYPVRVMDNRGAAGFYASAWGPLPFTLSRSPLERYGLFEVLSKENP from the coding sequence GTGAAAAAAATCCCCCCCGCCGTTTGGGTGTTCCTCCTTCCCCTGGCCCTCGGGGCGCCTTTCGTGGGCCGGGCCTATTTCGTCGATGACCATTACCACGTCTTGATGGCCCGGGGCCTCTTGGACCACCCCGCCCGCCCTTACGATTTTGTGGCCGATGACGCGGGGCCGGCCCACCGCGGGTGGGAACGGGGCCAGCCGCCCCGCATGGTCAATCCGCCCCTCCACCATTACGCCCTGGCTTTTTTTTGGAAAATCACAAACGGCCGTCTGTGGGCCGTTCGTTTGTTGTCCCTCCTCTTTTCCGGAGGCGCGGCCTTGATGGTTTTTCTCTTGGCCCGTCGGTTCGTCGTCCCGCCGATTCCCGCCGCGGTGCTGTCCGCTTTGGCGCCGGCGTTTTGGCTTTCGTCCTATGGGCTTCTCATCGATTCCACGATGCTGTTCTTTTTCCTCGCGGGCCTCTGGGCCTGGACGGAGGGACTGGCCCGGCGGTCGATGGGGTGGTTGACGGGCGCGGGCGTCGCGATCGGGTTGGCGGTGCTGGCCAAGTACACCGCGGGGTACGCGGGGGTTTTGGCCCTGTTGTATTGGGCCCTGGCCGGCCCGCGGCCCCGTTGGAAAACGGCGCCGCTTTTCCTCGGGATCCCCGCCGCCGTTCTGGGGGCGTGGAGCCTCTGGAACGTCGCCACCTACGGCGCGCCGCATTTCACCGAATCCTCCAAGCGCGTGATGCAATCGTTCGCCTGGTCCCACGTCGTCGTCTTTCTCTCTTTTTTGACGGGGTCCCTGGGAATCCCCTTTTTTCTTGCGCCCCGAACCCGTCGGGGCGTGGGCGTCGCCGGAATGGCCGCGGGGGCTCTGATCGTTTTTTTTGTTCTCGCGGGTTTCACGCCCTTTCAAAGCGTTTTTTTCGCGCTGTTGGTGGTGTTGGGCGCGGTGTTCCTGGGGGGCCTCTGGATCGTTGCGGGCCGGTCCCGTTTTCCGGGGGATCGTTTTCTGGGGCTTTGGCTGCTGTTGGGGACGGTGCAGATGATTTGGGTGATGCAATGGGTGGCCGCCCGTTATTACCTGACCCTTTTGCCGCCGGCGGTGTTCCTGTTTTTGCGCGCGCTGGGGGAGCGGCGGGCCCAGGCGCCGGAAGCCTTTGGCCGCGCGGTGGCGCGGACGGCCGTTGCCCTCTTTGTCTTCGGGAGCGGATTGGCCGCGGCCGATTGGTTCCAGGCGCAAACGGGACGCCGGATCGCCGCCGACCTGCGCGCGGATGCCCCCGCGGCGCCGTCCGGGCGGAAGTTTATTTTGTGGGACTCCTTTCGGGCGGGGGACCTGCTGAAAGGCGATGGATGGCGGCCGGCTTTCCCCGAAACGGTTTTCCAGCCCGGGGACCTCTTGCTCCGGCCGGAAGTCATCATGCCGCCTTGGTGGTTTGGGGAACGCCGCCCGCCCCTGGCCTTGAGGAAAATTTACGATTACCCATCGGCTTATCCGGTGCGGGTCATGGACAACCGCGGGGCCGCGGGCTTTTACGCCTCGGCCTGGGGGCCGTTGCCGTTCACCCTCAGCCGGTCCCCGTTGGAGCGGTACGGGTTGTTCGAGGTCCTGTCGAAGGAAAACCCATGA
- a CDS encoding response regulator — MTTRGAGDSTILIADDDQTARRFLESLLNAEGYRVAVAQDGLEALERIQESRPDLCIVDFDMPRMNGLETCRRIKGTHETRLLPVILVTGLLPEDEKTRAIGAGCDDFLPKPYETDALLSRVRSLLRIKSLTDELEDAEDILMTLVRTIEAKDRYTLGHADRVGRYAVALGRALGCNAFELETLRKGGVLHDIGKLGIPDVILQKAGPLDDHEWEVMRKHPLIGCEICQRLKSLDDILPIIRHHHECLDGTGYPDGKRAVEIPKLVRIVNVVDIYDALTSRRSYKEAYPVGKAFQTMWEEVERGWWDGDVVKVWEELVKREHVG; from the coding sequence ATGACGACCCGAGGGGCGGGCGACTCCACCATCCTGATCGCCGACGACGATCAAACCGCGCGAAGATTCCTTGAATCCCTGTTGAACGCCGAGGGGTACCGTGTGGCGGTGGCCCAGGACGGTCTGGAGGCGTTGGAGCGGATCCAGGAAAGCCGTCCCGATCTGTGCATCGTCGACTTCGACATGCCCCGGATGAACGGCCTCGAAACCTGCCGCCGAATCAAAGGAACCCACGAAACGCGGTTGCTCCCCGTCATTTTGGTGACGGGCCTCCTTCCCGAGGACGAGAAAACCCGCGCCATCGGGGCCGGGTGCGACGATTTTCTTCCCAAACCCTACGAAACGGACGCCCTGTTGTCGCGGGTCCGGTCTTTGTTGCGCATCAAAAGCCTCACCGACGAGCTGGAAGACGCCGAGGACATCCTCATGACGTTGGTCCGCACCATCGAGGCCAAGGACCGCTACACCCTGGGCCACGCCGACCGGGTGGGTCGTTACGCCGTGGCGCTCGGCCGGGCCCTGGGGTGCAACGCTTTCGAGCTGGAAACCTTGCGCAAGGGGGGCGTTCTCCACGACATCGGCAAGCTGGGCATTCCGGACGTGATTTTGCAGAAGGCCGGGCCGCTGGACGACCACGAGTGGGAGGTCATGCGCAAGCACCCGCTCATCGGGTGCGAAATCTGCCAGCGCTTGAAAAGCCTCGACGACATTTTGCCCATCATCCGCCACCATCACGAATGCCTGGACGGCACCGGGTACCCCGACGGCAAGCGGGCCGTTGAAATCCCGAAGTTGGTGCGCATCGTCAACGTGGTCGACATTTACGACGCGCTCACCTCGCGCCGCAGCTACAAGGAAGCCTACCCCGTCGGGAAAGCGTTTCAAACCATGTGGGAGGAAGTCGAGCGCGGTTGGTGGGACGGCGACGTCGTCAAAGTGTGGGAAGAACTGGTGAAGCGGGAGCACGTTGGCTAA
- a CDS encoding alpha/beta fold hydrolase — protein sequence MTPGLRKISGVLVHFLLLAAGVVFGVWALFNLYLYVHQERLLFYPTPMAESARMVFPAPFEEHFIPVEGARLHALRFPVPRPRGVVLFFHGNAGNLAGWGAAMGPFIARGYDAVFVDYRGFGKSGGRIQSQAQLLADAEAVYQWVLARTPEDRVVLVGRSLGSGVAVHLASRHRPRLLLLQSAYVSMLDVKRRIYPYVPGFVLRYPMRSDRWIGSVGCPVFLIHGRRDELIPFSSSERLLPLIRTEKRLFPVDAGHDDLAEGLDYEAALDAILDPRS from the coding sequence TTGACCCCCGGTCTCCGCAAAATCTCCGGGGTCCTCGTGCATTTCCTTTTGCTGGCCGCCGGGGTCGTTTTCGGGGTGTGGGCGCTGTTCAACCTCTATCTCTATGTCCACCAGGAGCGCCTTCTTTTCTACCCCACCCCCATGGCGGAGAGTGCCCGTATGGTCTTTCCGGCGCCCTTTGAAGAGCATTTCATTCCCGTTGAGGGAGCGCGACTGCACGCCCTGCGGTTCCCCGTGCCCCGCCCCCGGGGGGTCGTCCTTTTCTTTCATGGCAACGCCGGGAATTTGGCCGGCTGGGGCGCGGCCATGGGCCCTTTTATCGCCCGGGGGTACGACGCCGTGTTCGTGGATTACCGGGGTTTCGGCAAAAGCGGCGGGCGCATTCAAAGCCAGGCCCAGTTGTTGGCCGACGCCGAGGCGGTCTATCAATGGGTCTTGGCCCGGACTCCCGAAGACCGGGTGGTTTTGGTCGGTCGTTCCCTGGGCTCCGGCGTGGCGGTCCATTTGGCGTCCCGGCACCGGCCGCGGTTGCTCCTTTTGCAATCGGCCTATGTGAGCATGTTGGACGTCAAGCGGCGGATTTACCCCTACGTACCGGGGTTCGTGCTTCGATATCCGATGCGCAGCGACCGGTGGATCGGGTCGGTGGGGTGTCCGGTTTTCTTGATCCACGGGCGGCGCGACGAACTCATCCCGTTTTCCTCGAGCGAACGGTTGTTGCCGTTGATTCGGACCGAAAAAAGGTTGTTCCCGGTGGACGCCGGGCACGACGACCTGGCCGAGGGGTTGGATTACGAAGCCGCGTTGGACGCGATCCTGGACCCGCGCTCCTGA